The following are from one region of the Ornithorhynchus anatinus isolate Pmale09 chromosome X1, mOrnAna1.pri.v4, whole genome shotgun sequence genome:
- the AP1M1 gene encoding AP-1 complex subunit mu-1 isoform X2 → MEGTAAFRELVENGTSEEEVFSEYFKELEEESIRDNFVIIYELLDELMDFGYPQTTDSKILQEYITQEGHKLETGAPRPPATVTNAVSWRSEGIKYRKNEVFLDVIESVNLLVSANGNVLRSEIVGSIKMRVFLSGMPELRLGLNDKVLFDNTGRGKSKSVELEDVKFHQCVRLSRFENDRTISFIPPDGEFELMSYRLNTHVKPLIWIESVIEKHSHSRIEYMIKAKSQFKRRSTANNVEIHIPVPNDADSPKFKTTVGSVKWVPENSEIVWSIKSFPGGKEYLMRAHFGLPSVEAEDKEGKPPISVKFEIPYFTTSGIQVRYLKIIEKSGYQALPWVRYITQNGDYQLRTQ, encoded by the exons ATGGAAGGAACTGCGGCCTTTCGGGAGCTGGTAGAAAATGGCACATCTGAAGAGGAG GTGTTTTCTGAATATTTCAAAGAATTGGAAGAAGAGAGCATTCGAGATAACTTTGTTATTATTTATGAATTGTTAGATGAACTCATGGATTTCGGGTATCCTCAAACTACCGACAGCAAAATTTTACAAGA ATACATCACCCAAGAGGGCCACAAGCTGGAAACTGGGGCCCCTCGTCCACCTGCCACGGTGACCAATGCCGTATCTTGGAGGTCCGAAGGGATAAAGTATAGGAAAAATGAGGTGTTTCTGGATGTCATTGAGTCGGTCAACCTCCTG GTCAGCGCCAATGGGAATGTGTTGCGTAGTGAGATAGTTGGATCCATTAAAATGAGAGTATTTCTCTCGGGAATGCCAGAACTGCGTCTTGGGTTAAATGACAAGGTTCTGTTTGACAATACTGGGc GTGGGAAGAGCAAGTCTGTGGAATTAGAAGACGTGAAATTTCACCAGTGTGTCCGTCTCTCTCGCTTCGAAAATGATCGAACGATTTCTTTCATTCCTCCTGATGGAGAATTTGAACTCATGTCTTATCGCCTCAACACCCAC GTGAAACCATTGATTTGGATCGAGTCGGTAATTGAAAAACATTCCCACAGCCGTATAGAGTACATGATTAAG GCAAAGAGCCAGTTCAAGCGCAGATCGACTGCAAACAACGTGGAGATTCACATTCCAGTTCCCAATGACGCGGACTCCCCCAAGTTTAAAACGACAGTAGGGAGTGTGAAGTGGGTCCCAGAAAACAGTGAGATTGTCTGGTCCATTAAATCCTTTCCA GGAGGTAAAGAGTACCTGATGAGGGCTCACTTTGGACTTCCCAGCGTTGAAGCCGAGGATAAAGAAGGAAAACCTCCCATTAGCGTCAAGTTCGAGATTCCGTATTTCACCACCTCAGGGATCCAG GTTCGCTACTTAAAGATCATCGAGAAGAGTGGCTATCAGGCCTTACCCTGGGTTCGCTACATCACCCAGAACGGAG ATTACCAACTTCGAACCCAATGA